TTTTCTAGATGttgaaatatattaatatttctaaatgcggaagaatttaaaaatattattattaaaaaaagaaataggacattaaataaaaattgtaattcgtgaaattattaattttatatagtcAAACGAAACAAGAACTTTGAATGTAATTGTGTGTATTAAATTTGAATTCTTTATAATTAATGAGAAGATAGCATTGTGATTTGATAGGATCaagattttaaaagaaatttaaagttCTCAaaacagattttttttttgttcaaactttatttttaaattaatttctaattttttaaaaacaaaacaactaaccTAGGCGGTTGAGTTTTATACGTAGGTTATGGTTTTTCTCAATATCCTTAAATATCGACAGTTTTGTTTTTTGTTGCAACAAATCAATTAAAAACTATTTGAAATTTTCTGGTTTTCTCAATTGtttcctctatttatttctcattCCAAAACAGCTTATTCTtagtttattatttgtttaagaATTCTCTCTTTAGTTTTCGTGATTTTTGTGATCACTTTTTTTCAAGATTCAACAATGGATGAATATCATTGTGATGTAAATCCAAACCACTCTTCTGATCTAAACAATATTTCATCATCATGTCCGGCGGATAGATATTTTATAGCGGAGTTTAATTGCACCAACATGTATGTTTTGAGTGCGAGGAGGTTTAGAACTTCTAACGTGACGCAGAGTCACAATTTTATATACGTAACAAAGGAGGAAATGATTCAAAAAACAACCATCGAGTCTTGGCTTTCTGAGACGGATATACCTCAAGATGCTTATAGGGTTGTAGAGTCGAAAATTTTAGAATGTTTGGAGGATATGGTGAAAACGACGCACAAGAATTCAACGGCGTTGCCTATTCGAGTTGATATTTGCATTCCAAGAGCTACCGAAGATGAGAGTAGTGAAAGTGAGGTTGATGGCGATGATGAAATCGATGAGAGTAGTGAAAGTGATGAAGATATTAGCGATCAAGATCAAGATATTGAGTTTGTTCCTGCGGCAAAGTCGTGTATTGAGAAATTAGAGAAAGTTGAAAAAGAAGGAAAATGTAGTATCTGTTTCGAGGATTTTAATGTTTGTCTTGTTATGCCATGTTCGCATATGTATCATCCGAAATGTATTAGTGATTGGTTGGAGATAGGTCATTCGTGTCCGTTGTGTAGGTTCGAGTTGCCTACTTGAACCCACAACtgaattattgttttttttttagattttatcaATGGATGTGTTTTTTTCTTATGAACCCTAATTTGATAATTAGGGTTTGGCGCtgaatatatgtttttttttataaaaatttgtataattacatttttatttggaacaaaaaaaattaatatatattaaatttgtgATTAATCCATTTTTTTCGGTTGAATGCATTCCACACATAATCTCAAAACTTCACTTTCACCTTATAAGCATTTTCTTTAATCCTTAAAGTGCTCCTCTATAGTCTCCTTAAACAAAGCTAAGAAATAACAACCATAGGATTTCACAAAAACATGTTTGTAACAAAATTGTTGTTGTTAGTAATTGGAACTtgaaagaagatgaacaagattaattgatttttgtttgtgAAAATGGCTTTTGGCTTGTCAATGGCAGTGCCGCCACTTATATGTGGCGACAAGCTAGCCGATCTCATTGTTGGATTGGCTAAAAACTTTTCTCTATTTATGGTCATGGTGATTTTGTGTAATGGTTTGCATTTTGTGCTTAAGCCTTATTCGCAACCTCGAATCACTTCTCATATAATCGTAAGTTTCGGTTTATAGTACAACATTGTCGCCTTCGTGTTCTTTGTAATGATTATATGATTATATGAATGCAGGTCGGAGTAATCGTTGGAAACATAGGATTCGTACGTAGTTTATTTGAGAAATTCAACTCGACGTTTGGATTTATAATCGATTTCGGGATGATGGCTTATATGTTTGCATTAGGGATAGAGATGGATCCGTATATTCTGTTACAGAAACCACCAAGATATGTTAGGGTTGCATATACCGGAATTTTGATAACGTTCCTATTAGCGATTACTGTATCTCCTTTTCTAAAGTATTTTCCGAACATAGATAAACTAGTCGAATTCTCCTTAGCTCTCTCGATCCTAATGGCGAGCACGGATTCGCCTGTGTTGACGCGTTTACTAACACAGCTCAAAATCGGAAAATCAGATATCGGGAAGCTTGTAATCGCGTGTGCAATGCACTCGGATTTCGTGTGCTATTGCACGCTTGCAATTTGTTTCATACTTGCTCCACTGCCTGATATTTGCAGTGATTTGCATCTTGGTTTTGATTCTAAAAAAGTGATGAGAATGGGTTTCGCGGTCTTGGGAGAAGTGGTATTCACATTAGTAATTTCGCCGTTTTTTATGAGTTGGGTTAATAATGAAAATCCAGAAGGTAGACCTATGAAAGGTCCGCATTTGATACTTTCGATCGCGTTTGTGGTGTTAATGTGTTCTTCGTCGGTTTTAACTGGTTTTACACCGATTTTAAGCGCTTTTATAGTTGGTGTTTGTTTTCCTAAGGAGGGTAGGGTTTCAAAATGGGTTGTTACCAAAATCAACTATGTGTTGAATACAATATTCTTTTACATTTTTTTCTTGTGGGTTGGGTTTGAAGCAGATTTGAGGAAGTTTGAAGCAAAGAATGTTAGCACATGGGTAAAAATACTTGTGCTTATGGTTGTGTCAATAGTCGGAAAAGTTTCGGGAGCGCTTGCTACGGGGGCAATACAGGGATTTCACTGGCCCGAAGCAATTTCGATAGGATTGCTTCTTACTACAAAGGGTCATTTGCATATCTACATGGTTGTCAAAGTGGTAAGTCCTTAtgcttattttgaaaatagacCGAATAATTTTTGTTGAGTGTAACGCAAGTCACTGAAACCGTGTTTTGCAGATGAGTTGTGGCGTAGCAACAACTGTTTCCACAGGGATTGGGATGATATTTGCAATCTTTTTCACGATTTTATACATGCCGTCGGTTGTAGCACTTATCATAAAACGTGCAAGGAAAAGATCGCCTACTCATCGCTTAGCGCTTCAATCGCTCGATCCGTCGAGTGAACTAAGGATCCTATTATGTGTTCATGGACCTCAAAATGTTCCTGCGTCGATAAGCTTTGTGGAGATTACGAAAGGTGGAGCTGATCCGGGTATTCTAGTGTATGTTGCTGACATGATCGAACTAACGAACGAAATATCGGTAAATTTAGAGAAAGATGAAGGAGTTCACACAGCAACTGTGAAAGACAAAGAAGTAATGGAAATGAGAGAGAAAATAACAAACTCGTTTCAAGCACATGTGGCAGAAAATGGTGAAGGTATTACATTGAAAAGAACCATGGCGTTATCGACGATTAATAACATGCCACAAGACATTTGTGTTTTAGCAGAGGACTTGATGGTTGCTCTTGTCATATTACCGTTTCATCGGTTTCAACGTCAGGATCGAACATTAGATGGTGGTAATCAAGGATTCCGATATGTTAACAGAAAGGTAGTGCCTCTAACAACTATAGATATCTTATTCTCTCGACACGAATTTGACGAatatatgatgttgttttgaataGGTACTAAGAAGTGCGCCGTGTTCTGTTGGGATTTTAGTAGATAGAGGCTTTGGATCGTTAGAACGTTTAACGAGATGTCAAGCATCGGAAAACGTGGCGGTAATATTTATAGGTGGGAAAGATGATAGAGAAGCACTTGCATATGCTAGTCGTGTCGCGCAACATCCAGGAGTAAATCTGACGGTAATAAGATTCCTAGTAGATACAACTGCTGAGTCGTCTAGATTAGTCGGATACAGAATCATCCTCCCGGAACAGGAGGAGGAAATGCAGTTGGATGATGAATGTTTTGCAGAGTTCTACGAGAAGCATGTGATTGGAGGGAGAATTGCGTATACGGAGAAACATCTCGCAAATGCTTCCGAGACTTTTTCTATTCTCAAGTCATTTGAAGGGCAGTACTCGTTGGTTATTGTAGGAAGAGAAGGAGGGGTGAACTCGATTTTAACAAGAGGGATGAACGATTGGCAACAGTGTCCTGAACTTGGACCTATAGGCGATGTTCTTTCGGGACCGGATTTTGCAGTGACGGTTTCGGTTTTGATTATCCAACAACACAGACTTAAAGGAGAAATAGATGGATTAGATGAAGATTTTTCTGTTATgtcatataataaaaataatattagagattAGATAGTAGCTCtaagaaaaaaatatagaaagaTGGATATAGGTAGTGTAGAGTTAGACACAATTGTATGTAGCatcaagaaaatagaaaaaatttgTGTGAATTTGCGATATATTCAGGTAATGATTCAGAAATGTGTAACTGACGCGTAATTAGCAATAGATAATCGTTTCACTGATTTGAAATATACCGAGCCTCACACTTGATGCATGCGTCTACCACAATAATAACAAAAGCAATAACTCCAGTATCATTGACAGATTCAATCATGAACATGTTTTCTCGGAATACCATCGATCTTCTCCTCCAACAGCTGCAAAGATGAATATGGATCATGGGATGCCCGAGATGAAATCTGcactaattaaaaaaatcatgcaTACATATGCATCTTTTTTGTACACAAACTCTTACCCTTTACCGATGCTTCATCCTTCGGGTGTTAAAAAGATGGGTGAACTGAACCTGGCTATTAGATTTTCTTGTTACTCAATGGTTGATTTGTATTTTAAGCCTGACTTGCCAACAATGCACTCCAAAGGCTGCTTAACGTTAAGGAACACGAAATGCTGCAACAGCAGGCTGTAAATGTTGTTGCTGCTCGCCTTGATGAGAAATTTGACACATTTCCTTCCACATAGAGCCCTGATATTGTACAATGGAAGCTGTGGCTGGAGATTTAGCTACTCTAGAAGAGAGAATCCAAGCACTTGTAAGCTGGCGTGATACTCGCGCCACAGCGCCAGCTCCATGTTCATGGCTTTTTGCCTTGTGTCTGCTGTAGTGTTGTGTATGACACCCTTCCAGATTCCTATTCTAATAGGTGGATTTTACTTTTTCGACCCGATGTTCCGGAGTAAGGTACAGCCAGCACTGGTTAACTTCTACCGCAGGTTACCTTCTACCAGCCCTCAGTGTAATCATGCTGTAAAATGGTTTCAGTTGTGCATGTTCTGAAGTGTACCTGCTGAAACTGAAAGTGACACTTTGAATCTGGCTTTGGGTTTTTGTCAATGATTGTAAAATCCTTGGAGCTATATTATCTAATCATGtctgttttaaaaataaataaataaataaaccatTGGTTCTGTATGCTGGATCTATAAGAAATcatcaaaatatataaaacaaactaATTAAATTCAGATGCAAATATCCACAAAGAAGAGCGACGGCTAGAGTTAGAATTCTGATTGTTTCATTCAAACTATCATATGAGTTCATAGTAATCAAATAAGAAACACAAGTCTGCAAGACACAGATCAATTTTTACAGAACAGTAACACAGTATTCATCTAGTTTCACTAATGCGATTAAAAGAATAATCtagtcatcatcttcttcaaaatctGTCAATTCCACATCCGAATCCGAATCATCTTCACTTTCAGAGTCGCTCACTGCATATTTCTTTTGAGTACGATTTGCCCTCTGGGGTCTTGCCCTTGCTGGCTGTGGTGCAATCTCAACCATTTCATCTTCTGAAACAGGAGAGTTAGAAGCAGAACCTGCAGATATGTCTTCTGAAATCGGACTTATATCCTTAGCAGCAGCCCTGCCCAGTATAGAACCACTCTTCTTGTTAAAAGGAGACTCCCTCATCTTCCTCACTTTCTTCTCTGGGGAAGTACCTGTACCTTCAGCTGGCTGCAACATATCAGTTAATAATTTTTGACCAGCCGATTGCTTAGTGCCTACATTTCTTTTCTTAGGGGCTGCAGGTGCCTTTGCGGGAGCCTTTGCAGGTGCCTTCTTGGCATTCTGAGCAGCAGGCTTTCTCCCTCCCTTCTTAACTGGTGCAGCCTTCTGTTGTACTTCTTCGAAGTCATCGTCATCGTCGTCGTCAACATCATTAACTTCATTATCACTATCTGATTCCAACACTATGGTACTTGACTTCTTTTTTGCCCCACCCTTTTTATTATTCTGTTTCTTCCCAGCAGCCTTCTGTTGCACTTCTTCACTTTCCATCGCTGTGGAAAGAAAACAGCAAGTTCAGTACTCAGCATGTGTAACATTATACACTACATAACTAGTATGGCAATTGAATGGAAGATTCACAACATATTTAACTACTTCAGCCCAAAAATATTTACCTTGTGATTTTTCACCAGATGATTCAAAGTTGTACGCAGCTAGGCGCTCTTGAAGAGATTGAATCTCATCTTCAGGTTCCTGATGATAGGCATATTATGAAAACATAAGGGCTTAAACATGATTCAGTGTAAAACAATGCACTATAAAAAATCAGCAATTGGCATACCTTTTGGATATTCTTCTTAGGAGCTGCTCGTCCTTTTGGTTTTGCAACCTCAGCTGGTTTTGCAACTTCAACAGCATTCTCTGATGATGCAAATCAAAAAAGTTCATACCCAAGTGGATAGCAAAACTTGAAAATAACACATtacacaatattaaaaaaaatgataaaacaacTCAAGCTTACCAATTTCCATTGAAGAACTACCACTCTCTGGCTCAGCATTTTTGGTCTTCTTAGTATTCTTTCGTGGTTGTGGCGGCTTCTTTGAAGGTTTTGAAACAAAACCATTTGCTTTTTTACTTCCTTGGCTTGCTCTCTTCCGATCCTCTTCTGCGTCTTTGCTATCTAGCTCCTGAAATACAGACAAAAAGATTATTAATATAGACCTTCAATGATTCATATACTACTAAACAAATTCAGCAATGGTCTCTCACATCAAGTTTCTTTTCAAACTCATCTAGATCCTTCAACCACAGTGATGTTGTTGGTGTTCCGGACAAAATTTCATACTCCTTTTCCTTTTCAGTCTTTTCATCAAGCAACTTTTGCACACTTTCAAGAGTCAAAGTTCCAATAGGTAAGGATAAAAGATACTCATAGTCACCCCATGTTGCTCCTTCAACACTGACAGGCTGAGATCCAGTTTCGAGCTCAGTATCTTCCTGCTCTTCTGAATCGCCATCATTTGCCCCAGCAACTTGTGGTTTGGCGGATTTACCTTTCCTGGGCATGGGAGTAAAACCTTTCTGCTTCAGTTCAATCAACAACTCAGCTTTTTTCCGGTTGCTCACAATAATTTCTCCATTCACAACCCCTAATATAAACCTGACTTTGTTATCCAAAATCAACAACAGCCGATTAAGGTTGCCTAATATATACTCCTGCACATGCACAGCTTGCATTTTAGTTCATATTAAATAGGTACAGAAAATAATAGAAAGACCGATGAAAGACTAATGCCATCAAAACCCACCTTTCTCTTCTCATAATAGTCTAGCCGAAGTGGAAAGAACTCTTCAAGAACTGCACCAAAAATGGAACAAAACAGTTAGTATGAAAAATATTGTAGATATTATGATTTAAAACACACGGGTATTGTGAAGGTTATACTTTGTTCGGGAGTGTCAAATTTCTTAATTTTTCCCTCTGCATCAAAAAGGTGCATGTTGTTTGTGCTAATAGTGTTAGTCAATTTGAATTTCTTGAATAATCCTTCTTGCAAGATTGTAGCTATCTTTTCTGGCTTCATCTTGATTTCAATGTCTACAATTGCATCATCACCATTTTGCCTAAAATCCTGCAAACAAACAAAATTTCAAATGATAAGAGAGATACAAATTAACTATTTGTGTTTGCGGTGAGTAAATGCTTATGGCATGTTACCTCGATGAGTGGATCTTTGACATTAGGGGTCCCATCAGTTATGGATTCAAGAAATTGCTTATAATCTTGAGTCCACTTACGTATAGGAAGCTCTGTGATTCTGAAAGTTTGCTCATCTATTTCAGTTACAGTGCCATTGACTATATAGCCACCTTCTTTGGCACTTTTCTCAATAGTACCTCTGAATCCTCTGTACCATGGATCCATTGGCACTAATTCCTCACTATTCAGCAATCGTCTTACATTGGCAATAATTTCCCGTGGATTATAGTTGGGAATGTAAGAACTCCAACCTGTCCCAATTCCCTCACTTCCATTGACAAGAACCAAAGGTATAATTGGCATGTACCTGTGGTGACAAGTAAAAATCCAATTAATTCAACATTTATGGTGTTACTTAATTGTCACTACTTACAAACAAAAATAGCCTTCAGAAAAAAGGAGAAAACAAATACCAATTTGGTTCAATGGACTTCCCATCTTCATTCAAATATTCAAGAAGTTTATCATCATCCTCATGGAAGAGGCATCGAGTAACAGGACTTAGCTCAGTGTAAATGTATCTGGCACTTGCATGGTCTTTACCACCCTGAAAAAGCAAATTACAGTAAGTAcagattataaattttttaacatggtaAATACTGCAGCAAAGGCTTATCTGCAGGTTTGCCTCACCAAGTTACGAGTACCAAATTGACCGTTTGGTTTGAGAAGGTTGATATTGTTGCTGCCCACAAAATCCTGTGCCATTCCAATAATTGTGCTAGCAAGACTTTGTTCACCATGGTGGTAAGCAGAGTGCTCAGACACATAACCAATAAACTGGGCAACTTTAATTTCTTTGTACAATTTTTTCTTAAATGAACCAAAAAGAATCTTCCTTTGACCAGGTTTAAGGCCATCAACCATAGAGGGAATGGACCTCTGTAGATCTGCCCTTGAGAACAATATAAGCTCTTTGTTAACGAAGTCCTTATAGTTTATAAGTTTTGCTTCATGATCGCGGCAAGTTCCAGGCTGCAACAACAGAGAATGATAAACCTTATGTTAAATATACACCCTAGAAGAGTAAGCTTTTAGCTAGCAGATTCACATGTTGAAAAACATACCTCAAAATTACGCATCCAAATCTTCCTATCTTCAGCTTTTTTCTTGCTGAATGCCAGCTCAATTGCATTTCCATCGAGTTCATCATCCCAAATGAAATCCTTTCTGTGCTTACCAAGATCACTAAAGTACTCTCTCCCTTCTTGGGGGGTACTTGTACCCAACCCCTAAAACAAACACCAAAACACATCAGATGGTTGATTCAAATGAATTTATCTCTAGTAGTCGCAACAAACTTTACATAAATTATTTTCAGAAATTGTGAAAACATAGTATATTGTGATAATTGCCCAATACAAAGTAAGAACATCTTTTTAACTTTGGTTTTTTATATAAACTAAACAAAATTGAGAAATTTTTGAAGTTATCTAACACGCGTGTCTGACAACAACACATCTTC
This portion of the Vicia villosa cultivar HV-30 ecotype Madison, WI unplaced genomic scaffold, Vvil1.0 ctg.001670F_1_1, whole genome shotgun sequence genome encodes:
- the LOC131636219 gene encoding probable E3 ubiquitin-protein ligase RHB1A; protein product: MDEYHCDVNPNHSSDLNNISSSCPADRYFIAEFNCTNMYVLSARRFRTSNVTQSHNFIYVTKEEMIQKTTIESWLSETDIPQDAYRVVESKILECLEDMVKTTHKNSTALPIRVDICIPRATEDESSESEVDGDDEIDESSESDEDISDQDQDIEFVPAAKSCIEKLEKVEKEGKCSICFEDFNVCLVMPCSHMYHPKCISDWLEIGHSCPLCRFELPT
- the LOC131636220 gene encoding cation/H(+) antiporter 28-like — protein: MAFGLSMAVPPLICGDKLADLIVGLAKNFSLFMVMVILCNGLHFVLKPYSQPRITSHIIVGVIVGNIGFVRSLFEKFNSTFGFIIDFGMMAYMFALGIEMDPYILLQKPPRYVRVAYTGILITFLLAITVSPFLKYFPNIDKLVEFSLALSILMASTDSPVLTRLLTQLKIGKSDIGKLVIACAMHSDFVCYCTLAICFILAPLPDICSDLHLGFDSKKVMRMGFAVLGEVVFTLVISPFFMSWVNNENPEGRPMKGPHLILSIAFVVLMCSSSVLTGFTPILSAFIVGVCFPKEGRVSKWVVTKINYVLNTIFFYIFFLWVGFEADLRKFEAKNVSTWVKILVLMVVSIVGKVSGALATGAIQGFHWPEAISIGLLLTTKGHLHIYMVVKVMSCGVATTVSTGIGMIFAIFFTILYMPSVVALIIKRARKRSPTHRLALQSLDPSSELRILLCVHGPQNVPASISFVEITKGGADPGILVYVADMIELTNEISVNLEKDEGVHTATVKDKEVMEMREKITNSFQAHVAENGEGITLKRTMALSTINNMPQDICVLAEDLMVALVILPFHRFQRQDRTLDGGNQGFRYVNRKVLRSAPCSVGILVDRGFGSLERLTRCQASENVAVIFIGGKDDREALAYASRVAQHPGVNLTVIRFLVDTTAESSRLVGYRIILPEQEEEMQLDDECFAEFYEKHVIGGRIAYTEKHLANASETFSILKSFEGQYSLVIVGREGGVNSILTRGMNDWQQCPELGPIGDVLSGPDFAVTVSVLIIQQHRLKGEIDGLDEDFSVMSYNKNNIRD
- the LOC131636234 gene encoding DNA topoisomerase 2 — encoded protein: MEKRPLQPSTAANIPSKTIEEMYQKKTQLEHILLRPDTYVGSIEKHTQNLWVYENDEMVHRSVSYVPGLYKIFDEILVNAADNKQRDPSMDSLKVTIDPEENTVSVYNNGDGVPVEIHQEEKVYVPELIFGHLLTSSNYDDNVKKTTGGRNGYGAKLTNIFSTEFIIETADGRRLKKYKQVFSNNMGKKGDPVITKCKANENWTKVTFKPDLEKFKMTYLEEDVVALMKKRVLDMAGCFGKTVKVELNGTVIRFKSFRDYADLFLKCAEKSKPMPLPRIHAKVGDRWEICVSLSDGQFQQVSFVNSIATIKGGTHVDYITNQITTYIMNKVNKKKKDANVKAHTVKNHLWVFVNSLIDNPAFDSQTKETLTTRQASFGSKCDVPESMLKDVEKSGIVDTLLSWADFKQSKDLKKTDGTKTQRLRGIVKLEDANEAGGRNSEKCTLILTEGDSAKALAMAGLSVVGRDHYGVFPLRGKLLNVREASSKQIMENEEIQNIKKILGLQQNKEYTNVKSLRYGHLMIMADQDHDGSHIKGLLINFIHSFWPSLLKVPSFLVEFTTPIIRASHPNKTITSFYSMPEYEAWKERLGNSATSWKIKYYKGLGTSTPQEGREYFSDLGKHRKDFIWDDELDGNAIELAFSKKKAEDRKIWMRNFEPGTCRDHEAKLINYKDFVNKELILFSRADLQRSIPSMVDGLKPGQRKILFGSFKKKLYKEIKVAQFIGYVSEHSAYHHGEQSLASTIIGMAQDFVGSNNINLLKPNGQFGTRNLGGKDHASARYIYTELSPVTRCLFHEDDDKLLEYLNEDGKSIEPNWYMPIIPLVLVNGSEGIGTGWSSYIPNYNPREIIANVRRLLNSEELVPMDPWYRGFRGTIEKSAKEGGYIVNGTVTEIDEQTFRITELPIRKWTQDYKQFLESITDGTPNVKDPLIEDFRQNGDDAIVDIEIKMKPEKIATILQEGLFKKFKLTNTISTNNMHLFDAEGKIKKFDTPEQILEEFFPLRLDYYEKRKEYILGNLNRLLLILDNKVRFILGVVNGEIIVSNRKKAELLIELKQKGFTPMPRKGKSAKPQVAGANDGDSEEQEDTELETGSQPVSVEGATWGDYEYLLSLPIGTLTLESVQKLLDEKTEKEKEYEILSGTPTTSLWLKDLDEFEKKLDELDSKDAEEDRKRASQGSKKANGFVSKPSKKPPQPRKNTKKTKNAEPESGSSSMEIENAVEVAKPAEVAKPKGRAAPKKNIQKEPEDEIQSLQERLAAYNFESSGEKSQAMESEEVQQKAAGKKQNNKKGGAKKKSSTIVLESDSDNEVNDVDDDDDDDFEEVQQKAAPVKKGGRKPAAQNAKKAPAKAPAKAPAAPKKRNVGTKQSAGQKLLTDMLQPAEGTGTSPEKKVRKMRESPFNKKSGSILGRAAAKDISPISEDISAGSASNSPVSEDEMVEIAPQPARARPQRANRTQKKYAVSDSESEDDSDSDVELTDFEEDDD